In Planctomycetota bacterium, a genomic segment contains:
- a CDS encoding DUF2064 domain-containing protein, whose protein sequence is MVGVVMGKLPRPGATKTRLCPPLSPEQAAQVHAMCLGQTLSWLAGDDRWDRVVWSFAGGSPDEAAEFRECVVNAGRVELHEQGGGDLGRRLADVADTLGRPSIAFFGADTPHLRPDRRDAVAVACRRNQPAIGPCDDGGFWTLVTPAGLDLHEPLLDIDWSSGRECGQVQDRFAQDRHPLALLPDFWDVDRPDDLARLAAADAAWFRTIPDVLAVIGEST, encoded by the coding sequence GTGGTCGGCGTCGTCATGGGCAAACTTCCAAGGCCGGGCGCGACCAAGACGCGGCTCTGCCCGCCGTTGTCACCGGAACAGGCCGCACAGGTCCACGCAATGTGCCTTGGGCAGACGCTCAGCTGGTTGGCAGGCGACGATCGGTGGGATCGTGTCGTCTGGTCCTTCGCTGGCGGATCGCCGGATGAGGCGGCCGAGTTTCGCGAATGCGTTGTCAATGCCGGGCGTGTCGAACTGCACGAACAGGGCGGCGGCGACCTCGGTCGGCGGTTGGCGGACGTCGCCGACACACTCGGCCGGCCGTCGATCGCCTTCTTCGGTGCCGACACGCCGCACCTGCGGCCGGATCGTCGCGACGCGGTCGCCGTGGCGTGTCGACGCAACCAGCCCGCCATCGGCCCGTGTGACGACGGCGGGTTCTGGACGCTCGTCACGCCTGCCGGTCTTGACTTGCACGAGCCGCTGTTGGACATCGACTGGAGCAGCGGTCGCGAGTGCGGTCAGGTCCAGGATCGCTTCGCACAAGACCGTCATCCGCTGGCCCTGTTACCGGACTTCTGGGACGTGGATCGCCCTGACGATCTTGCTAGACTCGCGGCAGCTGATGCTGCGTGGTTTCGCACGATTCCGGACGTGCTGGCGGTGATCGGCGAGTCGACCTGA
- a CDS encoding cyclodeaminase/cyclohydrolase family protein — protein MADQPADLSLSVEAWLDRLAVNSPTPGGGSVAALAGALGSAVGLMALRYSQGRRANSDDDEAAIGEAIERFDKLADVLRQLVVEDQIAYASWRAAKDDKDDAALAEAAVACLAVPAAVMAAGVSLLVEAVAIEPKCNPWLRSDLLVAGELATATVRCARHNVLANAGDDEARLGDVAEADRLLERAIDLVRQLTQ, from the coding sequence ATGGCCGATCAACCTGCCGACTTGTCGCTGTCGGTCGAGGCGTGGCTCGATCGCCTGGCCGTCAACTCGCCCACGCCCGGCGGCGGGAGTGTTGCGGCGCTCGCCGGTGCCCTCGGATCAGCCGTCGGGCTGATGGCGCTTCGCTACAGCCAGGGCCGCCGTGCCAACAGCGACGACGACGAGGCCGCGATCGGTGAGGCGATCGAGCGATTCGACAAGCTCGCCGACGTCCTTCGCCAGCTCGTTGTCGAGGACCAGATCGCCTATGCCAGCTGGCGCGCCGCCAAAGACGACAAGGACGACGCAGCCCTCGCCGAGGCGGCCGTCGCGTGCTTGGCCGTGCCTGCTGCAGTGATGGCGGCCGGCGTGTCGCTGCTTGTCGAGGCCGTCGCGATTGAGCCCAAGTGCAACCCGTGGCTCCGGAGCGATCTGCTCGTTGCAGGCGAACTCGCAACGGCCACCGTGCGCTGCGCCCGGCACAATGTCCTGGCCAACGCCGGCGATGACGAGGCCCGCCTTGGTGACGTCGCCGAGGCCGATCGCCTGCTCGAACGGGCGATCGACCTGGTCCGTCAGCTCACCCAGTGA
- a CDS encoding response regulator — MTMSPAASPSADRATDGHESFLPESTVLIVDDNEQNVELLQAYLEALPVTVAVARDGVEALEQVRAVEPDLILLDIMMPRMSGFQVCREVKSDPATQDIQILTVTALNELGDVERAAECGTDDFVSKPVNKFELLTRVRSLLRVRHLKGELERAMRYAAEVEDTVADV, encoded by the coding sequence ATGACGATGTCCCCTGCTGCCAGTCCTTCTGCTGATCGCGCAACGGACGGGCACGAGTCGTTCCTGCCCGAGTCGACGGTCCTCATCGTCGACGACAACGAACAGAACGTCGAACTCCTCCAGGCCTACCTCGAGGCTCTTCCCGTCACGGTGGCCGTCGCTCGGGACGGCGTCGAGGCGTTGGAGCAGGTGCGTGCCGTCGAGCCGGACTTGATTCTGCTGGACATCATGATGCCTCGGATGAGCGGCTTTCAGGTCTGCCGCGAGGTCAAGAGCGACCCGGCCACGCAGGACATCCAAATCCTCACGGTCACCGCGCTCAACGAGCTGGGCGACGTCGAACGCGCCGCCGAGTGTGGCACCGACGACTTCGTCAGCAAGCCCGTCAACAAGTTCGAGCTGCTAACCCGCGTCCGGAGCCTCCTGCGCGTCCGCCACCTCAAGGGCGAACTGGAGCGTGCGATGCGATACGCCGCCGAGGTCGAAGACACTGTCGCTGACGTCTGA